A genome region from Arthrobacter agilis includes the following:
- a CDS encoding TetR/AcrR family transcriptional regulator, whose translation MTTTNTDNGSTTAGRPRRRPRREDVRAGLLAAALEVFEEIGYVAARLDTIAERAGYTKGAVYSNFGSKQELFATLLSERLADTAADVLSQVDRITSLDETVLHTARYLARGVLREQRWHALVVEFALQAGRDPEVGAVFREHRRMRRTLLATTLAERAAGFGAPSDPEHYTVFATILLATVNGMAVECAADPEAVTEDQVTESIAAVLHAALAH comes from the coding sequence ATGACGACCACGAACACGGACAACGGCAGTACGACGGCGGGCAGGCCACGACGGCGACCGCGCCGTGAGGACGTCCGGGCGGGACTGCTCGCCGCGGCACTCGAGGTCTTCGAGGAGATCGGGTACGTCGCCGCACGGCTCGATACCATCGCCGAACGCGCCGGCTACACCAAGGGCGCCGTCTACTCCAATTTCGGCTCCAAGCAGGAGCTCTTCGCCACCCTCCTGAGCGAGCGGCTCGCCGACACCGCGGCCGACGTCCTCAGCCAGGTGGACCGGATCACCTCCCTCGACGAGACCGTCCTGCACACCGCGCGCTATCTCGCCCGCGGCGTGCTGCGGGAGCAGCGCTGGCACGCGCTCGTCGTCGAGTTCGCCCTGCAGGCCGGCCGCGACCCCGAGGTGGGTGCCGTGTTCCGCGAGCACCGACGCATGCGGCGCACCCTGCTGGCCACCACGCTGGCGGAACGCGCGGCCGGCTTCGGCGCGCCGTCGGACCCGGAGCACTACACCGTCTTCGCGACCATCCTCCTGGCCACCGTGAACGGCATGGCCGTGGAGTGCGCGGCCGATCCGGAGGCGGTCACGGAGGACCAGGTCACCGAGAGCATCGCGGCGGTCCTCCACGCGGCCCTCGCACACTAG
- a CDS encoding isopenicillin N synthase family dioxygenase, with the protein MQHSPGSIPTLDLSTARSADGSFNPAFIDELRDAAHTVGFFHVINYGAAPTQVDDLFSITRRFFDLPLEERLTLDNRTSPHFRGYAGLGTEITRGRPDAREQIDFSPEREPLTDYPADEPYWLLQGPNLWPREALPALEEQAMAWAGLMSTVGAELLSAIAVALHLPEDYFAEPFEGSPAWMAKLVHYVGGVVEGAGSQGVGAHADYGFVTLLLQDEVGGLEVLPHSASEWVPVTPIPGALVVNLGEMLEVATEGYLAATIHRVTAPAPGVDRYAIPFFWSPRLDAVIEPVPLAEDLKAAARGLSDDPENPMLSSYGSNMLKGRLRAHPDVTEIHYPELARK; encoded by the coding sequence ATGCAGCACTCTCCGGGATCGATCCCCACCCTTGACCTCAGTACCGCACGTTCCGCCGATGGATCCTTCAACCCCGCATTCATCGACGAGCTGCGCGACGCCGCCCACACCGTCGGCTTCTTCCATGTGATCAACTACGGCGCCGCACCCACCCAGGTGGACGACCTGTTCTCCATCACGCGCCGCTTCTTCGACCTCCCGCTCGAGGAGCGGCTCACCCTGGACAACCGCACCAGCCCGCATTTCCGCGGCTACGCCGGTCTCGGCACCGAGATCACCCGCGGCCGCCCCGACGCCCGCGAGCAGATCGACTTCTCCCCGGAGCGCGAGCCGCTCACCGACTACCCCGCCGACGAGCCCTACTGGCTGCTCCAGGGACCGAACCTCTGGCCACGGGAGGCCCTGCCGGCCCTCGAGGAACAGGCCATGGCCTGGGCCGGCCTGATGTCCACCGTGGGCGCCGAACTGCTCTCGGCCATCGCCGTCGCCCTCCACCTGCCCGAGGACTACTTCGCGGAGCCCTTCGAGGGCAGCCCGGCCTGGATGGCCAAGCTCGTCCACTACGTGGGCGGCGTCGTCGAGGGTGCCGGCTCCCAGGGCGTGGGCGCGCACGCCGACTACGGTTTCGTGACCCTCCTCCTGCAGGACGAGGTGGGCGGCCTAGAGGTGCTCCCCCACAGTGCGAGCGAATGGGTGCCGGTCACGCCGATCCCCGGGGCGCTCGTGGTCAACCTGGGCGAGATGCTCGAGGTCGCCACCGAGGGCTACCTCGCGGCGACCATCCACCGCGTCACGGCGCCGGCGCCGGGCGTGGACCGCTATGCCATCCCGTTCTTCTGGTCACCGCGCCTGGACGCCGTGATCGAGCCCGTGCCGCTCGCCGAGGACCTGAAGGCCGCAGCCCGCGGGCTCTCGGACGACCCCGAGAACCCGATGCTGTCCTCCTACGGCTCCAACATGCTCAAGGGCCGCCTGCGGGCCCACCCGGACGTCACCGAGATCCACTACCCCGAACTCGCCCGCAAGTAA
- a CDS encoding YkvA family protein, translating to MDMELLLRSALALLGAYALFLLALAVYARRHPEVLSLTDVLRLGADVLRLVRRLATDRAVPWWARLLLWALAVYLILPIDLVPDFLPVIGYADDVVLVAAVLRAVVRSAGPTALERHWPGSDGGLRLLRRLAGIEHPDTGGVRRNTT from the coding sequence ATGGACATGGAGCTCCTGCTGCGGTCGGCACTCGCCCTCCTCGGCGCCTACGCCCTGTTCCTCCTCGCCCTGGCCGTCTACGCACGGCGGCACCCCGAGGTCCTCTCGCTCACCGACGTGCTGCGCCTCGGAGCCGACGTCCTGCGACTCGTCCGCCGCCTCGCCACGGACCGCGCCGTGCCGTGGTGGGCGCGCCTGCTGCTCTGGGCACTGGCCGTGTACCTGATCCTGCCGATCGACCTCGTCCCGGATTTCCTGCCCGTCATCGGCTACGCGGACGACGTCGTGCTGGTGGCCGCCGTCCTGCGCGCCGTCGTGCGGAGCGCAGGTCCCACGGCGCTGGAGCGGCACTGGCCGGGGTCCGACGGCGGGCTCCGCCTGCTGCGCCGGCTGGCGGGCATCGAGCACCCCGACACGGGCGGGGTGCGCCGCAATACGACGTAA
- a CDS encoding extracellular solute-binding protein, translating into MGHDPTFRTPVSRRSILQGMLGAGGLLAAGGSLAGCSTSASASGGVQLWDLFQGADGVKMRSMIASVTASVSGLSVKPVTLAWGSPYYTKLAMSSASGKAPQTAIMHLSRLAGYAPGGLLEPYDLDLLAEQGIREEDFAPAVWKSCQYEGELYAVPLDTHPFILFYNKDLAKTAGLLGADGNLTPIESPDAMIDAATRMAAVTGAQGISFGHVTDTGQSWRLFWGLYGQTGGDYTISVGSPASIDRDKARDVIEFVVRLMDGTAMPATQNYPGAISAFTSGQTGMIFSGEWELPAFAEAIPNLGAVPMPTMFGTPASYADSHAWVLPRQLDHDPETTRRTYELVAGILKQSGTWAGAGHIPAYAPIRETPEYAALTPQTEYASAGDNPVFDPPVWFAGAGTEFQNQVSQVLTGAFTGAMTPDAAIDSLLSRIDAMLLAPNPT; encoded by the coding sequence ATGGGACACGATCCCACTTTCAGGACGCCGGTATCACGGCGCTCCATCCTCCAGGGAATGCTCGGCGCGGGAGGACTCCTGGCCGCCGGCGGATCCCTCGCAGGCTGCTCGACCTCCGCGTCCGCCTCCGGCGGCGTCCAGCTGTGGGACCTGTTCCAGGGCGCCGACGGCGTCAAGATGCGTTCGATGATCGCCTCGGTGACCGCATCGGTCTCGGGTCTGTCCGTCAAGCCCGTCACGCTCGCCTGGGGCTCCCCGTACTACACGAAGCTCGCCATGTCCTCGGCGAGCGGCAAGGCCCCGCAGACCGCGATCATGCACCTCTCGCGGCTCGCCGGGTATGCGCCCGGCGGCCTGCTGGAGCCCTACGACCTCGACCTGCTCGCAGAACAGGGCATCAGGGAGGAGGACTTCGCCCCCGCGGTGTGGAAGAGCTGCCAGTACGAGGGGGAGCTGTACGCGGTGCCGCTCGACACGCACCCGTTCATCCTGTTCTACAACAAGGACCTCGCGAAGACCGCGGGCCTCCTGGGTGCGGACGGCAACCTCACGCCCATCGAGTCCCCCGATGCGATGATCGACGCGGCCACCCGCATGGCGGCGGTCACCGGCGCCCAGGGCATCTCCTTCGGCCACGTCACCGACACCGGGCAGTCCTGGCGCCTCTTCTGGGGACTCTACGGACAGACCGGCGGCGACTACACGATCAGCGTGGGCAGCCCGGCCTCGATCGACCGCGACAAGGCCCGCGACGTCATCGAGTTCGTCGTCCGCCTCATGGACGGCACGGCGATGCCTGCCACGCAGAACTACCCCGGTGCCATCTCGGCCTTCACCTCCGGACAGACCGGCATGATCTTCTCCGGCGAGTGGGAGCTCCCCGCCTTCGCCGAAGCCATCCCGAACCTGGGTGCGGTGCCGATGCCGACCATGTTCGGCACCCCGGCCTCCTACGCCGACTCCCACGCGTGGGTCCTCCCCCGGCAGCTCGACCACGACCCCGAGACCACCCGCCGGACGTACGAACTGGTGGCGGGGATCCTGAAGCAGAGCGGCACCTGGGCCGGTGCCGGGCACATCCCGGCGTACGCGCCCATCCGGGAGACGCCCGAGTACGCCGCCCTCACGCCGCAGACCGAGTACGCCAGTGCGGGTGACAACCCGGTGTTCGACCCGCCCGTGTGGTTCGCGGGAGCGGGCACCGAGTTCCAGAACCAGGTCAGCCAGGTGCTCACCGGCGCCTTCACCGGGGCCATGACCCCCGACGCAGCCATCGACTCCCTGCTCAGCCGCATCGACGCGATGCTGCTCGCTCCGAACCCGACGTAG
- a CDS encoding carbohydrate ABC transporter permease encodes MSSLTSSNEAQAPVAARGSSSAPSGSRSTNARARSIQGRSGFWFVLPFAAAFAMFLIWPILSGLWMSFTNQSLTGSGSAFAGFDNYSEALGDAALWQALGNTVIFTLLTVVPLVVLSFVLAYLVYIGLPGQWLWRLSFFAPYLLPVSVAVAIWQWMFQPDFGLFNGLLLRAGFAQIPFLSEASLAMFSVVVVTVWWTLGFNFLLYLSALNNIPDHLYEAASIDGAGPWRRLFSITIPMINRTTVMIIMLQILASLKVFEQIFLLTNGGPNGATRSVLEYIYDVGFTGYRLGYASAISYLFFALIIVISIVQLRVMNRKSA; translated from the coding sequence ATGAGTTCCCTGACCAGCAGCAATGAGGCGCAGGCACCCGTCGCCGCACGTGGTTCCTCCTCCGCCCCCTCCGGTTCCCGCAGTACCAACGCCCGGGCGCGCAGCATCCAGGGCCGCAGCGGCTTCTGGTTCGTGCTGCCGTTCGCGGCCGCGTTCGCGATGTTCCTGATCTGGCCGATCCTCTCCGGCCTGTGGATGTCCTTCACCAACCAGAGCCTCACCGGCAGCGGGTCCGCGTTCGCGGGCTTCGACAACTACTCCGAGGCCCTGGGCGACGCCGCCCTGTGGCAGGCGCTCGGCAACACCGTGATCTTCACGCTCCTGACCGTCGTGCCGCTCGTGGTGCTGTCGTTCGTCCTTGCCTACCTCGTGTACATCGGGCTGCCGGGCCAGTGGCTGTGGCGCCTGTCCTTCTTCGCCCCCTACCTGCTGCCGGTCTCGGTGGCTGTCGCGATCTGGCAGTGGATGTTCCAGCCGGACTTCGGCCTCTTCAACGGGCTGCTGCTGCGCGCCGGATTCGCCCAGATCCCGTTCCTCAGCGAGGCGAGCCTGGCGATGTTCTCGGTGGTCGTCGTCACCGTCTGGTGGACCCTCGGCTTCAATTTCCTGCTGTACCTGAGCGCGCTCAACAACATCCCGGACCACCTGTACGAGGCCGCGTCCATCGACGGCGCCGGGCCGTGGCGCCGACTGTTCTCCATCACCATCCCGATGATCAACCGCACCACGGTGATGATCATCATGCTGCAGATCCTGGCGTCGCTGAAGGTCTTCGAACAGATCTTCCTGCTCACGAACGGCGGGCCGAACGGCGCCACGCGGTCGGTGCTCGAGTACATCTACGACGTCGGCTTCACCGGCTACCGCCTCGGCTACGCGTCGGCGATCTCGTACCTCTTCTTCGCCCTGATCATCGTCATCTCCATCGTCCAGCTCCGCGTGATGAACAGAAAGTCGGCCTGA
- a CDS encoding DUF3253 domain-containing protein: MPDHPSADELRAEILRIAEQRGSDKTLCPSEAARGLGGDTWRDLMPEARRIAFDLAGEGLVDVTQHGDRVEPGVRGPIRIRWVGEPG, translated from the coding sequence ATGCCTGACCACCCGTCCGCGGACGAACTGCGCGCCGAGATCCTGCGCATCGCCGAGCAGCGGGGGAGCGACAAGACGCTGTGCCCGTCCGAGGCCGCGCGCGGTCTCGGCGGCGACACGTGGCGGGACCTGATGCCCGAGGCACGCCGCATCGCGTTCGACCTGGCGGGGGAGGGGCTGGTGGACGTGACCCAGCACGGCGACCGCGTGGAACCCGGTGTCCGCGGTCCCATCCGCATCCGCTGGGTCGGGGAGCCGGGCTAG
- a CDS encoding LacI family DNA-binding transcriptional regulator: protein MEQGAAGDEVPAAVPTPSRHRPVSVKDVAARAGVSWKTVSNVVHRKAHVKPALRQRVEQAIEELDYRPNLAGRQLRQGSSKTLVLALPDIRSPYFSTLAHEVIRSCRALGYTTTVEEIGMDIADERRVLEGYRDRLIDGIIYSPLVVPSEEVLARRDATPMVLLGERLVDSGLPHVAIDNRASGRVLTQHLIDGGRRHLAFLGSQPVLGAGTAQMRLDGFLDALAAASLEAPEALRLEADEYTREEGERLGHRLLDLGLPCDGVVCGNDLLAVGALRAFRSRGVSVPGDIAVGGWDDIPEASFGFPSLTTIAPDMAQIAGLASGLLLAEIEGRRDGEAESTADFVLRVRESAP from the coding sequence ATGGAGCAGGGCGCAGCCGGCGACGAGGTGCCGGCTGCGGTCCCGACGCCGTCGCGCCACCGCCCCGTGAGCGTGAAGGACGTCGCCGCCCGCGCCGGTGTCTCCTGGAAGACGGTCTCGAACGTGGTGCACCGGAAGGCGCACGTGAAGCCGGCCCTGCGCCAGCGGGTGGAGCAGGCCATCGAGGAGCTCGACTACCGCCCGAACCTGGCGGGACGGCAGCTGCGCCAGGGCTCGAGCAAGACCCTGGTCCTCGCCCTGCCGGACATCCGCTCCCCGTACTTCAGCACCCTCGCCCACGAGGTCATCCGGAGCTGCCGTGCACTCGGCTACACCACCACGGTGGAGGAGATCGGGATGGACATCGCCGACGAGCGCCGCGTCCTCGAGGGCTACCGGGACCGGCTCATCGACGGGATCATCTACAGCCCCCTGGTGGTGCCGTCCGAGGAGGTGCTGGCGCGCCGTGACGCGACGCCGATGGTCCTCCTGGGTGAGCGGCTCGTGGACTCGGGCCTGCCGCACGTCGCCATCGACAACCGTGCCTCCGGGCGCGTGCTCACGCAGCACCTCATCGACGGCGGGCGGCGGCACCTCGCCTTCCTCGGCTCCCAGCCGGTGCTCGGGGCGGGGACGGCCCAGATGCGCCTCGACGGTTTCCTCGACGCGCTCGCCGCGGCGTCGCTCGAGGCGCCCGAGGCGCTGCGGCTCGAGGCGGACGAGTACACGCGTGAGGAGGGGGAGCGGCTCGGCCACCGCCTGCTCGATCTCGGCCTGCCCTGTGACGGCGTGGTGTGCGGCAACGACCTGCTGGCCGTCGGCGCCCTGCGTGCGTTCCGGTCCCGGGGGGTCTCCGTCCCGGGCGACATCGCTGTCGGGGGATGGGACGACATCCCGGAGGCCTCCTTCGGCTTCCCGTCCCTGACCACGATCGCCCCGGACATGGCGCAGATCGCAGGCCTGGCCAGCGGATTGCTGCTCGCGGAGATCGAGGGCAGGCGCGACGGCGAGGCCGAGTCGACCGCCGACTTCGTGCTGCGGGTACGGGAGTCCGCCCCCTAG
- a CDS encoding carbohydrate ABC transporter permease, with amino-acid sequence MSSTGTSTVTSVRPLSKADETRNERNKTLAATVGKNKGVLAVGIIALVIAAALWLVPLFWAILTSLKKESDASNADFAVLPREGLTLESYRAVIAAGDVPIWMMNSFIVSVVVTVLTVAISALAAYGFSRTTFRGRKWLYAVTIASIMVPGQILIVPLFQQMNALRLIDTYPGIILPQIVAPMMVFILKNFFDTVPIELEEAARLDGASRLRTFMTIVLPLSRPILIAVSIFVFIGAWNNFLWPFIVINNPDLLTLPVGLATIRNAFGVQYAQTMASAILAALPLLIVFMLFQRQIVKGFATSGLGGQ; translated from the coding sequence ATGTCCTCGACCGGAACCTCGACCGTGACATCGGTCCGCCCCCTCTCGAAGGCCGACGAGACGCGCAACGAGCGCAACAAGACGCTCGCCGCGACCGTCGGCAAGAACAAGGGCGTCCTGGCCGTCGGCATCATCGCCCTCGTGATCGCTGCCGCCCTCTGGCTCGTCCCCCTCTTCTGGGCCATCCTGACCTCGCTCAAGAAGGAATCGGACGCGTCCAACGCGGACTTCGCCGTCCTCCCGCGGGAGGGACTGACGCTCGAGTCCTACCGGGCCGTCATCGCCGCGGGCGACGTCCCCATCTGGATGATGAACTCGTTCATCGTCTCCGTGGTGGTGACGGTGCTGACCGTGGCCATCTCCGCCCTCGCGGCGTACGGCTTCTCGCGCACCACCTTCCGCGGCCGCAAGTGGCTCTACGCCGTCACGATCGCCTCGATCATGGTGCCCGGCCAGATCCTGATCGTGCCGCTGTTCCAGCAGATGAACGCCCTGCGGCTCATCGACACGTACCCGGGCATCATCCTCCCGCAGATCGTGGCGCCCATGATGGTGTTCATCCTGAAGAACTTCTTCGACACCGTGCCCATCGAGCTCGAGGAGGCCGCGCGGCTCGACGGCGCCTCAAGGCTCCGCACGTTCATGACCATCGTGCTGCCGCTCTCGCGCCCCATCCTGATCGCGGTCTCGATCTTCGTGTTCATCGGCGCGTGGAACAACTTCCTGTGGCCGTTCATCGTGATCAACAACCCGGACCTCCTGACGCTGCCCGTGGGCCTTGCGACGATCAGGAACGCCTTCGGTGTGCAGTACGCGCAGACCATGGCCAGCGCCATCCTCGCGGCCCTGCCGCTGCTGATCGTGTTCATGCTCTTCCAGCGCCAGATCGTGAAGGGCTTCGCCACCTCGGGCCTCGGCGGCCAGTAG
- a CDS encoding 2-polyprenylphenol hydroxylase, producing MADLSNTTDDDRFFLHGGRRWRKTDPSLPDDVKVRLMSHLGRGRSGVRNSAKGDDGSALPRARRTVQLAKEGLGERGTPWWEQSAAERKARWTAALKALDALHPPRPVPSDDDRAVPKRGNPTGQRAGDA from the coding sequence ATGGCCGACCTCTCGAACACCACCGATGACGATCGCTTCTTCCTCCACGGCGGGCGCCGCTGGCGGAAGACCGACCCCTCGCTGCCCGACGACGTGAAGGTACGCCTCATGTCCCATCTCGGGCGTGGCCGCTCGGGTGTGCGCAACAGCGCCAAGGGCGACGACGGTTCGGCACTGCCGCGCGCACGACGCACCGTCCAGCTCGCCAAGGAGGGACTCGGCGAACGGGGGACACCCTGGTGGGAGCAGTCCGCCGCCGAGCGCAAGGCCCGCTGGACCGCGGCGCTGAAGGCCCTCGACGCGCTGCACCCACCGCGGCCCGTGCCGTCGGACGACGACCGGGCGGTCCCGAAGCGCGGGAACCCGACCGGGCAGCGCGCAGGCGATGCCTGA
- a CDS encoding glycoside hydrolase family 2 protein, whose product MPHSDPVVTSSTVPKPEHPRPQFVRTDWLNLNGVWQFETDAGDSGLERGVAGRDLEREILVPFAPESRLSGIGHTDFMEAVWYRRTVTIPSAWAGKKALLHFGAVDHDATVWVNGVEVARHRGGFTPFTADLSGVAGPGEEAVIVVRARDSRHEMQARGKQATWYDNTHCQYTRTTGIWQTVWLEAVPEVSIRRLQMVPNLASRSIRLTVPVTNNRPGQSVRATLADAQGAVVVASIGADLDLAPELRLEIPEDRFVAWSIGTPHLYDLTVELLDADGAVVDTVLSYAAVRSVALDGKKVLINGEVVFQKLILDQGYWEDSLMTAPDEAALLQDIRLSMEAGFNGARLHEKVFEERFLYHADRLGYLVWGEFGDWGVSGAGTVGHNQAPTASFITQWLEALQRDFNHPAIIGWCPLNETHQKLHDRITVLDDVTQGMFLATKLADPTRPVIDASGYSHRVTTTDIYDSHSYEQDAAAFALEQGGLAEGRPFVNRNHADEDYSVPYNGQPFFISEFGGIWWNAEEAAAAVSGDDESESWGYGQRVANEEDLYHRFEGLCTVLLDNPDMFGYCYTQLTDTFQEKNGIYNFDRSAKLDVPRIRAIQDRVAAIELASLKADA is encoded by the coding sequence ATGCCGCACAGCGACCCCGTCGTCACCTCGTCCACCGTGCCCAAGCCGGAACATCCCCGGCCGCAGTTCGTCCGCACCGACTGGCTGAACCTCAACGGTGTCTGGCAGTTCGAGACCGACGCCGGTGACTCCGGTCTCGAGCGCGGCGTCGCCGGCCGCGATCTCGAGCGCGAGATCCTCGTGCCCTTCGCACCCGAGAGCCGCCTGTCCGGCATCGGGCACACCGACTTCATGGAGGCGGTCTGGTACCGGCGCACCGTGACCATCCCCTCCGCGTGGGCCGGCAAGAAGGCACTGCTGCACTTCGGCGCCGTGGACCATGACGCGACCGTCTGGGTGAACGGCGTCGAGGTGGCCCGCCACCGCGGCGGCTTCACCCCGTTCACCGCCGACCTCTCGGGTGTCGCCGGTCCCGGGGAGGAGGCGGTCATCGTCGTCCGCGCACGGGACTCCCGCCACGAGATGCAGGCCCGCGGCAAGCAGGCCACCTGGTACGACAACACGCACTGCCAGTACACCCGCACCACGGGCATCTGGCAGACCGTCTGGCTCGAGGCGGTCCCCGAGGTCAGCATCCGCCGGCTCCAGATGGTGCCCAACCTGGCCTCGCGCAGCATCCGGCTCACCGTCCCCGTGACGAACAACCGGCCCGGCCAGTCCGTCCGGGCCACCCTCGCGGACGCCCAGGGGGCGGTCGTGGTCGCGAGCATCGGCGCGGACCTCGACCTGGCGCCCGAACTCCGGCTCGAGATCCCCGAGGACCGCTTCGTGGCCTGGTCCATCGGCACGCCGCACCTCTACGACCTCACGGTGGAACTGCTCGACGCCGACGGCGCGGTCGTGGACACCGTGCTCAGCTACGCCGCGGTGCGCTCGGTGGCCCTCGACGGCAAGAAGGTGCTCATCAACGGCGAGGTGGTCTTCCAGAAGCTCATCCTGGACCAGGGCTACTGGGAGGATTCCCTCATGACGGCCCCCGACGAGGCCGCGCTGCTCCAGGACATCCGGCTGTCCATGGAGGCGGGCTTCAACGGTGCGCGCCTGCACGAGAAGGTGTTCGAGGAGCGGTTCCTCTACCACGCGGACCGCCTCGGCTACCTCGTGTGGGGCGAGTTCGGCGACTGGGGCGTCTCCGGTGCCGGCACCGTGGGCCACAACCAGGCGCCGACGGCGAGCTTCATCACCCAGTGGCTCGAGGCCCTGCAGCGGGACTTCAACCATCCGGCGATCATCGGCTGGTGCCCCCTGAACGAGACGCACCAGAAGCTGCACGACCGCATCACGGTGCTCGACGACGTCACCCAGGGCATGTTCCTCGCGACCAAGCTCGCGGACCCGACCCGGCCCGTGATCGACGCCAGCGGCTACTCCCACCGCGTCACCACGACGGACATCTACGACTCGCACTCCTACGAGCAGGACGCCGCGGCCTTCGCGCTCGAGCAGGGCGGCCTCGCCGAGGGCAGGCCGTTCGTGAACCGGAACCACGCCGACGAGGACTACTCCGTGCCGTACAACGGCCAGCCCTTCTTCATCTCGGAGTTCGGCGGCATCTGGTGGAACGCCGAGGAGGCCGCGGCGGCCGTCTCGGGGGACGACGAGTCCGAGTCCTGGGGCTACGGCCAGCGCGTGGCCAACGAGGAGGACCTCTACCACCGGTTCGAGGGGCTCTGCACGGTGCTGCTCGACAACCCCGACATGTTCGGCTACTGCTACACGCAGCTGACCGACACGTTCCAGGAGAAGAACGGCATCTACAACTTCGACCGCTCGGCGAAGCTCGACGTCCCCCGGATCCGCGCGATCCAGGACCGCGTCGCAGCCATCGAGCTCGCGTCGCTGAAGGCGGACGCCTAG
- a CDS encoding ATP-binding cassette domain-containing protein produces the protein MTVSQPVPPAERPADGAPAISVEGLTLRAGKRTIFEDVTFDVPAGSLAVLAGPSGTGKSPLALALAGRLTPTAGRASVGGLALPRHAREVRRRVAVTGNATVTPLDETLTVKHHVAEALQLAGPWWRRSATPERVDRTITAANDLLGALEDVFGDDDASDPLVRARLHRRELVRDAAPAARFALGLVLALVSDPDILVVDDVDQLRTVRERRAAWAALLTLGRMRDDARPLTVVATCQDRQELTDVLDAGHRLGALPLRPVIIHALGASSAPTPAPEIR, from the coding sequence ATGACCGTCTCCCAACCCGTCCCGCCCGCCGAGCGCCCCGCCGACGGCGCGCCCGCCATCTCCGTCGAGGGTCTGACCCTGCGCGCGGGGAAGCGGACGATCTTCGAGGACGTCACCTTCGACGTCCCGGCCGGGTCCCTCGCCGTCCTCGCCGGCCCGTCCGGCACGGGCAAGAGTCCCCTGGCGCTCGCACTGGCCGGACGGCTCACCCCGACCGCCGGGCGCGCGTCCGTCGGAGGGCTCGCACTGCCCCGGCACGCCCGTGAGGTGCGCCGCCGGGTCGCTGTCACAGGCAACGCCACCGTGACGCCGCTCGACGAGACACTCACCGTGAAGCATCACGTGGCAGAGGCCCTCCAGCTGGCGGGCCCGTGGTGGAGGCGCTCCGCCACCCCTGAACGCGTGGACCGCACCATCACCGCGGCCAACGACCTCCTCGGTGCCCTCGAGGACGTGTTCGGTGACGACGATGCCTCCGACCCCCTGGTGCGTGCCCGGCTCCACCGGCGCGAGCTCGTCCGGGACGCCGCCCCTGCCGCGCGCTTCGCGCTGGGCCTCGTCCTCGCACTCGTCTCCGACCCGGACATCCTCGTGGTGGACGACGTCGACCAGCTCCGCACCGTCCGTGAGCGCCGGGCCGCCTGGGCCGCGCTGCTCACGCTCGGACGGATGCGCGACGACGCACGCCCGCTGACCGTCGTCGCGACCTGCCAGGACCGGCAGGAGCTCACGGACGTGCTCGACGCCGGGCACCGCCTCGGCGCCCTGCCCCTTCGACCCGTCATCATCCACGCCCTCGGGGCGTCCTCCGCACCGACCCCAGCACCCGAAATCAGGTAA